GTGTCGGAACACCTCGTTTCGATCGTTTCCGACGGCGGACGGTTCAGCGACGAGGAACAGGAACAAGTCTTTGGCGAAGCCTTGCCACGCGGCCTGCGCTTGGGTTAACCGTCGGCGACCTCGCATCGTCATCCCCCCAGCGTTTTAGACGCCCACCGTTGCGGCACCGGAGCGCCCTGATATTGCCCAGGTCGGCTGTTCCGAACATCCAGACCGATCCGTACCGCACGGATTCGATGCATCCGTGATTTAATCCCGATCTTCGCCTTCGGTTGCCGCCGAACAAACGTTGCAAGGGACAGGTCGATACGATCCAATTCGCCGCGCACGAAAAACATCGCGCACGCTGCCAAACGTTCAACCCAAAGCACGCGTCTAAGAGTGGGCGTCGATCAGAGCCGACCGGCGTTGCAGTCGGTCTTCGGTCGCAAGCACTGCGTGGATTCGCAAAGGATCGAAATCGATCCCGGTCGCTTTTATCGATCGCACATGCTTGTACCACCGTTTGTCACCGTCGATCTGCAATTCGTAGACCGCCAGAAACGGCGGCTGTTCTATGGATTGCCGGCCTAACAGTCGGCGAAACATCCCCAACAATCCCATTCCATGGCGGTGCCCACCGCTTTTGAAAACAACAAAAGGTTTCAGCGACTCTAGAAACACAGAAAAATGACCATCCATCGGACCGCCATAAAAATCGACTGCGTTTCGTTCAACAACTGGCATTTTCAATCCTCCCAAGCCTGAGACGACTTCCTTGCCCGCAAACATCATGCCATCGAATTAGCTATCGAAAGAGAATCGACAGCGTTTCGAGCGAGGGCAATCAACGGACGGCGACACGTCACCCGAATCCGTCGCAGGTCCAATCGTTTCCCGCGATTGCCTATCGAATTAGCTGCTACCAGCCATTCCAACAGCGTGCCCCCGCACGCAACCGTAGTTTACCATGGCATACTGAAAAATACACAGCCGTTCACCAGCTTCCGCAAAATATAGTTGCAATACAGCCTCCACAGACGCGGCCGAAAGCGACCGCAGCCTTCCCGGTTCCACGCCGATCATCTGGCTTGTCGCGATAGCGACGATGTAGAACGAAGGATGTTGGTCCGCGAGCGTTCGGTGTGACCGCTCTGCAACCAACCGGTTAGCGTCGCGAATCAATAACTCGACGTGTTCTTCAACTCATCAAAATCAATGGGCTCCAGTTTCAATCGTCGTCGGCACTCATCCAGGATCGTCTGCGTGGCGCTGGCACCGACGCGGGTGACTCCCAAGTCGCGGACTTCCAGCAAGCGGTCGAGATCGCGGACTCCGCCAGCTGCTTTGACTTGCACCTCAGCGGCCGATTTCTCTCGCATCAATTGCAGGTCCTCCAACGTCGCGCCACCGGTCCCGTAGCCGGTCGAGGTCTTGACCCAATCCGCCCCAAGTTCGCTGCAGATCGCGCACAGCCGCGACTTCTGATCCTCGTCGAGGTAGCAGTTCTCGAAGATCACCTTCACCTTCTGACCGGCGGCGTGAGCCACATCGATGACGGCCTTGATATCGCGAGTGACGTAGTCCCAGTCGCCGCTGAGAACCTTCGAGATGTTCACGACCATGTCCAATTCCTGGCATCCGTCGTCGATCGCTTGTTGTGCTTCGGCGGCTTTGATCGCTGTCGTGTGCCCGCCGTGTGGGAACCCGATCGTCGTGCTCGTTTGAACCGTGCTCCCTGCCAACCGGTCGGCGCAGCGCCGCACGTAATACGGCAGGATGCAAACGCTAGCCACATCGTACGCCAGCGCCAACGAAATCCCCGCCTCCAGCGTTTCGGTCTTCAAGAAGGGCTGCAACAGCGAATGGTCCAGCATCTTCGCGATCTCTTCGTATCGATAATCCATGACAATTTCTTCCTTGGGGATTTCATCGGGGGTGGGGGAGGCGTCGGTTTCCGCGACTGAGATTATGGATCGAACCGGACGTCGGTTCTATATGGGGCACCAATTCCAGTGGTCCCAAGCGGTGTGCTACAATGCCCCGAAACTTACCCTCGCCGGATGCTGGCGAGTTTCAGCGCACCGAGCCACCAGGTTCAGGAAGAATCGATGACAAACGCCCCCTCCGATAAACCCAAAGTTCTGATCATCATCGGCGACGCATCCGAGACGCTCGACACGATGTACCCCTACTACCGACTTCAGGAGGCTGGCTTTCAACCCGTTGTGGCCGCTCCCGAAAAACGCCTGTATCAAATGGTGATGCACGAAGTGAAGCCGGGCTGGACGATCACCAAGGAATGGGAAGGCTACACGATCAACGCCGACGTCGCGTTTTCGGAAATCAAAGAGGAAGAATACGCGGGGATCATGTTCTCCGGCGGCCGGGCTCCCGAATACATCCGCTACGATGAAGATCTCATCCGCGTCACAAAGCACTTTTTCGAAGCGGGCAAACCGATCGCCAGCGTTTGCCATGGGGTCGAGATCCCCGCCTACGCCGATTGCGTTCGCGGACGCAAGATGGCGACGGTGCCGAAGTGCAAGTTCGACCTCGAAGTCTGCGGTGGCACGTTTGTCAACGAGGCCTGCGTGATCGATGGCAACCTGGTCAGCGGACGAACCTTCCACGACAACGGTTTCTACGTCGGTCCGTGGATCGACTTGTTATTCAAAGCACGCGAAGAAGCAACCGTCGCCGCAGGCTAAGCAGCAAGCAGGAAGTTTTCTAGTTTAACCGCGCGGGCATCGCCCCGCGTTTTTCAGGGCCGCGCGGCCCGATGGGCTCGCGGTTAAACGAAAAAATACAATACGACCTGCGTAGTCCACTTCAGAGGCCCGATTCTCGAAGCGTTTGGGAAACTGGATGAACGATCTCAATCCATACGCTTCACCGCCGCCGATCGAAGAGAGTCCCGGACTGTTGATGCACCGAGACACGCGTGTCGCTCGCGGCCTGCTGCATCGAACTATCACGTTCGCCGAACCCTTTCAGGCTCAACTCGATTACGACGGCAAGTACTTTCGACAACGGGTCTACGTCGGCCAGATCTGCGTCTGGCACCGGATCAGTTGGCTGAGGATCCATCCCCGCATCGATTTCGTCTGGCCGGCGGAAGTCGCTGGAACCGCGAAGCCCGGCCGGATCGAGATGAAGTTCAATCACCTGCTGCAGATCGTGCGATTTACCGTCTATTGCGACGGCGTGGTGATCTACGACGAACGCAAAGGTATGCTCACCACGGCGTAACCGTTCGCGGGGCGAGCGATCAGGAAACCGCCGCGTCGAGCAATTCTTGCAGGTAGCCACTGGTTGGC
Above is a genomic segment from Rosistilla ulvae containing:
- the deoC gene encoding deoxyribose-phosphate aldolase, yielding MDYRYEEIAKMLDHSLLQPFLKTETLEAGISLALAYDVASVCILPYYVRRCADRLAGSTVQTSTTIGFPHGGHTTAIKAAEAQQAIDDGCQELDMVVNISKVLSGDWDYVTRDIKAVIDVAHAAGQKVKVIFENCYLDEDQKSRLCAICSELGADWVKTSTGYGTGGATLEDLQLMREKSAAEVQVKAAGGVRDLDRLLEVRDLGVTRVGASATQTILDECRRRLKLEPIDFDELKNTSSY
- a CDS encoding DJ-1/PfpI family protein — encoded protein: MTNAPSDKPKVLIIIGDASETLDTMYPYYRLQEAGFQPVVAAPEKRLYQMVMHEVKPGWTITKEWEGYTINADVAFSEIKEEEYAGIMFSGGRAPEYIRYDEDLIRVTKHFFEAGKPIASVCHGVEIPAYADCVRGRKMATVPKCKFDLEVCGGTFVNEACVIDGNLVSGRTFHDNGFYVGPWIDLLFKAREEATVAAG